In Nicotiana tabacum cultivar K326 chromosome 19, ASM71507v2, whole genome shotgun sequence, one DNA window encodes the following:
- the LOC107825901 gene encoding putative zinc transporter At3g08650: MMMGSRFGQLLLFFLFVSALIFYVTDAFEEVSVQRVITAPLRNARTNIIDGSGKEYDVDSVSVDGKGEWTGDNTRVSVSTVALFTLAMAAASGLGAIPFFFVELDPQWSGICNGMAAGVMLAASFDLIQEGQDHGSGGWVVFGILAGGIFILLCKKFLEQYGEVSMLDIKGADAAKVILVVGIMTLHSFGEGAGVGVSFAGSKGLSQGILVTLAIAVHNIPEGLAVSMVLASRGVSPQNAMLWSILTSLPQPIVAVPSFICADAFNKFLPFATGFAAGCMIWIVVAEVLPDGFKEASPSHVASAATLSVAFMEALSALFQSFGHNYNSEDASAFLVSLLFGLGPLLGGVSLVAFALAFRLQHALLTGVACGTAFILGAWRPLQLVLSSKMGFIPLVSLLATGFSFSHFSTASVTKIGSRKRTSADTLSTVTGFPVSALTLQSILCCAAVALHALSEGLALGVAAPKAYGLGRHMVLPVSLHGLPRGAAVASCIYGATDSWHASLLAAALIGFISPSSAIGAILAGIDYSGLDHIMMFACGGLLPCFGSIFKRAMSLEKQKSITGLIIGILFTSICLAFTKLVCLHTPYCNSAPEAVR; the protein is encoded by the exons ATGATGATGGGGTCGAGATTTGGGCaacttcttttattctttctgTTTGTATCAGCTTTGATTTTTTATGTCACAGATGCATTTGAAGAAGTGAGCGTACAAAGGGTAATAACCGCTCCTTTAAGGAATGCCCGAACCAATATAATTGATGGTTCTGGTAAAGAATATGATGTAGATTCTGTCAGTGTAGATGGAAAAGGTGAATGGACTGGTGATAACACCAGAGTTTCTGTTTCAACTGTTGCATTGTTCACCTTGGCAATGGCTGCGGCTAGTGGTCTGGGAGCAATACCATTTTTCTTTGTGGAGTTGGATCCTCAGTGGTCGGGAATATGCAATGGAATGGCTGCTGGAGTGATGTTGGCAGCGAGCTTTGACCTTATACAGGAAGGACAGGATCATGGAAGTGGTGGATGGGTTGTATTTGGTATTTTGGCTGGTGGGATCTTCATTctgctttgtaagaag TTTCTTGAACAATATGGTGAAGTGAGTATGCTGGACATTAAGGGAGCAGATGCAGCAAAAGTCATCCTTGTTGTTGGGATTATGACCCTTCACTCATTTGGGGAGGGTGCTGGTGTTGGAGTATCCTTTGCTGGCTCGAAAGGTCTTTCTCAGGGTATCTTGGTAACTCTGGCTATTGCCGTGCACAACATACCCGAGGGTTTAGCTGTGAGCATGGTTCTTGCATCAAGAGGAGTTTCTCCGCAGAATGCCATGTTGTGGAGTATATTAACTTCCTTACCGCAG CCTATTGTTGCAGTACCATCATTTATCTGTGCCGATGCATTTAACAAATTTCTACCATTTGCTACTGGCTTTGCTGCTGGGTGTATGATTTGGATAGTTGTTGCTGAGGTTCTTCCTGATGGTTTCAAG GAAGCCTCACCATCTCATGTTGCATCAGCTGCTACTCTTTCAGTAGCATTTATGGAAGCTCTTAGTGCTCTGTTCCAGAGTTTCGGCCACAACTACAA TTCGGAGGATGCTTCTGCTTTCCTTGTTTCTCTACTTTTCGGACTTGGTCCACTGCTTGGTGGTGTATCTCTTGTTGCATTTGCTCTTGCTTTTCGTCTTCAGCATGCTCTCCTGACTGGTGTAGCCTGCGGCACAGCCTTCATCCTCGGTGCATGGCGTCCATTGCAGCTAGTCTTATCTTCAAAGATGGGGTTTATCCCCCTTGTATCGCTCCTCGCAACAGGATTCTCATTTTCCCATTTTTCAACGGCTAGTGTCACTAAAATTGGAAGTCGCAAGAGGACTTCAGCAGATACTTTATCTACTGTAACCGGATTTCCAGTTAGTGCTCTCACCCTTCAGTCAATCCTGTGTTGTGCTGCAGTTGCCCTCCATGCACTTTCAGAGGGGCTTGCTTTGGGGGTCGCTGCACCTAAAGCTTATGGACTTGGTCGGCACATGGTTCTTCCTGTCTCACTTCACGGACTGCCACGTGGTGCAGCTGTTGCTAGCTGCATTTACGGAGCAACTGACAGCTGGCATGCGTCCCTTTTAGCTGCTGCGCTTATTGGCTTCATAAGTCCGTCATCTGCAATCGGAGCAATACTTGCAGGTATTGACTACAGTGGTCTGGACCACATCATGATGTTTGCCTGTGGGGGATTACTTCCATGTTTTGGGAGCATTTTTAAGAGGGCAATGAGTCTCGAAAAGCAGAAGAGTATTACGGGACTGATAATAGGCATTTTGTTTACGAGTATTTGTCTAGCATTTACTAAGTTGGTTTGTTTGCATACACCTTACTGCAACTCTGCACCAGAAGCTGTTAGGTGA
- the LOC107825900 gene encoding ferredoxin-thioredoxin reductase, variable chain, with the protein MTASSPASFTSSILNIPNSKTPSFILNPNPFPQIKVNKSRNPRKANGYFISRSVTADNPTTVSSSSALNLDEGVDEKSAEAIGKVGSRVRVTVPLKVYHVPKVPELDLVNRIGTLKQYVGFHKGKQISANLPYKVEFVVDNLEGRDGPVKFLAHLKEDEFEFLD; encoded by the coding sequence ATGACTGCTTCAAGTCCAGCTTCCTTTACATCATCAATTCTCAACATTCCCAATTCCAAAACCCCATCTTTCATTTTAAACCCTAATCCCTTTCCCCAAATCAAAGTCAACAAATCAAGAAACCCTAGAAAAGCAAATGGGTATTTCATTTCTAGGTCTGTAACAGCCGATAACCCCACCACTGTATCCTCTTCATCTGCATTGAACTTAGATGAGGGAGTTGATGAAAAATCTGCTGAAGCAATTGGGAAAGTTGGATCTAGGGTTAGGGTTACGGTTCCGTTGAAAGTGTATCACGTGCCTAAGGTGCCGgaattggatttggtaaatagAATTGGAACGTTGAAACAATACGTGGGTTTTCATAAAGGCAAACAAATATCAGCTAATTTGCCTTACAAAGTGGAGTTCGTGGTGGACAATTTGGAAGGGCGAGATGGTCCGGTTAAGTTCTTGGCACACCTTAAGGAAGATGAGTTTGAGTTTCTTGACtga